The following proteins come from a genomic window of Lachnoclostridium phytofermentans ISDg:
- a CDS encoding BMP family lipoprotein, protein MRKLAAVILGVTMLATVFTGCGKKANENNNNNYNPSGATVTEGASSDEANKGNNEGKKEALKIAIVSSPSGVDDGNFNQDNYTGILDFIKKHPDATVTPVKEPTGDTTAAIQAVADIVADYNVIVCCGFQFAGIGTLAQDNPNVDFILVDAYPTDAEGNEITAKNIYAMQFAEQESGFFAGMAAALESKTKKVALVSGIAYPSNVNYQFGFESGVNYANKKYDAGVKLIQLPSYAGTDVTGANVGGNYVGSFSDEATGKVVANALIKEGVDVIFVSAGGSGNGVFTAVKEATNVKAIGCDVDQYDDGVNGSTNIILTSVLKVMSKNVEKQLNAVVDGTFTGQNALLKADTDSTGFVATQGRQQMSAETVEKIEAAYELVKNGTIVPAANFNGIKSDSFPGLDK, encoded by the coding sequence ATGAGAAAATTAGCAGCAGTGATTTTAGGTGTTACAATGCTTGCAACTGTATTTACAGGATGCGGGAAAAAAGCCAATGAAAATAATAATAATAATTATAATCCAAGTGGTGCGACTGTAACAGAAGGTGCCTCTTCAGACGAAGCAAACAAAGGTAACAATGAAGGTAAAAAAGAAGCGCTTAAGATTGCAATCGTTAGTAGCCCATCTGGTGTAGATGATGGTAACTTTAATCAGGATAATTATACTGGTATCTTAGATTTCATTAAAAAACATCCAGATGCAACAGTAACTCCTGTAAAAGAACCAACAGGTGATACAACAGCTGCAATTCAGGCAGTTGCTGATATCGTAGCAGATTATAATGTTATTGTATGTTGTGGTTTCCAATTTGCAGGTATCGGTACTCTTGCACAAGATAACCCAAATGTTGATTTTATCTTAGTGGATGCATATCCAACTGATGCAGAAGGTAATGAAATAACAGCTAAGAACATCTATGCAATGCAGTTTGCTGAGCAGGAAAGCGGATTTTTCGCTGGTATGGCAGCTGCATTAGAATCAAAAACAAAAAAAGTAGCTTTAGTTAGTGGTATCGCATATCCATCCAACGTAAATTATCAGTTTGGATTTGAAAGTGGTGTTAATTACGCTAACAAGAAATATGATGCAGGTGTTAAATTAATTCAACTACCTTCTTACGCAGGAACCGATGTAACTGGTGCTAATGTTGGTGGTAACTATGTTGGTAGCTTCTCTGATGAAGCAACTGGTAAGGTTGTAGCAAATGCCTTAATTAAAGAAGGTGTTGACGTAATCTTCGTATCCGCTGGTGGTTCTGGAAATGGTGTATTTACGGCAGTTAAGGAAGCTACTAATGTTAAAGCAATCGGTTGTGACGTTGACCAGTACGATGATGGTGTTAATGGAAGTACTAATATTATCTTAACCTCTGTTTTAAAGGTAATGTCTAAGAATGTTGAGAAGCAGTTGAATGCAGTTGTTGATGGAACATTTACTGGACAGAATGCATTATTAAAAGCTGATACAGATTCTACCGGTTTTGTGGCAACCCAAGGAAGACAGCAAATGAGTGCTGAAACAGTCGAAAAAATAGAAGCTGCATATGAATTAGTAAAGAATGGTACCATTGTTCCAGCAGCAAATTTTAACGGAATTAAGTCTGATAGTTTTCCAGGTTTAGATAAATAG